A part of Miscanthus floridulus cultivar M001 chromosome 6, ASM1932011v1, whole genome shotgun sequence genomic DNA contains:
- the LOC136458220 gene encoding serine carboxypeptidase-like 26, with the protein MRHPLFTILLVALSLLSVSAMVAQDRQEGDRVGFLPGQPRSPAVSQFAGYVTVNEHNGRALFYWLFEAQTSPAQKPLVLWLNGGPGCSSVGYGAASELGPLLVNSNGTGLEFNKFAWNKEANLLFLESPVGVGFSYTNTSSDLDNLDDRFVAKDSYTFLVNWFNRFPQYKSHDFYISGESYAGHYVPQLAEVVYEHNKHLEANQQIHLKGFIVGNAETDDYYDYTGIVEFAWSHSVISDQFYERVKNVCDFKLSPTSTECGHVMDLLYHTYNEIDIYNVYAPKCNTDGSALSSSSSSSDSSAVEKEAKNKSKRRLRMYSGYDPCYSNYIEAYFNRMDVQKSLNANTSGRIKDRTWSLCSDPIFDFYDMEVFSVLPIYSKLIKAGLRIWVYSGDVDGRVPVIGSRYWVDALGLPMKSQWQPWYLKNQVAGRYVEYEGLTMATVRGAGHTVPQDKPAEALVLIKSFLSDTQLPAKNN; encoded by the exons ATGAGGCATCCACTCTTCACCATCTTATTAGTTGCTCTATCCTTGCTGTCAGTGTCAGCGATGGTAGCCCAAGACCGGCAGGAAGGCGACCGGGTGGGTTTCCTCCCGGGGCAGCCGAGAAGCCCTGCTGTGTCACAGTTCGCCGGGTACGTCACCGTGAATGAGCACAACGGGAGGGCGCTCTTCTACTGGCTCTTTGAGGCTCAGACGTCACCGGCTCAAAAACCTCTCGTGCTCTGGCTCAATGGAG GTCCCGGTTGCTCATCTGTAGGCTATGGAGCAGCTTCTGAGCTGGGGCCTCTCTTGGTCAATAGCAACGGAACTGGTTTGGAGTTCAACAAATTTGCATGGAATAAAG AGGCCAATTTGCTGTTCTTGGAATCCCCCGTTGGTGTTGGCTTCTCATACACAAATACTTCTTCTGACCTAGACAACCTCGATGATCGCTTCGTCG CCAAAGATAGCTACACCTTCTTAGTGAACTGGTTCAACAGGTTTCCACAGTACAAGAGCCATGATTTCTACATATCAGGAGAGAGCTATGCAG GGCATTATGTTCCACAGCTTGCAGAAGTGGTGTATGAGCACAACAAGCACCTTGAAGCGAATCAGCAAATCCATTTGAAAGGATTTATT GTCGGCAATGCAGAGACTGATGATTACTATGACTACACGGGAATAGTCGAGTTCGCTTGGAGCCATTCAGTCATCTCAGATCAATTTTACGAGCGAGTAAAAAATGTTTGTGACTTCAAGCTCTCACCCACTTCCACAGAATGTGGTCATGTAATGGACCTTCTATACCACACGTACAATGAGATTGACATCTACAACGTGTACGCACCCAAGTGCAACACAGATGGATCAGcactgtcgtcgtcgtcgtctagtTCTGACAGCAGCGCGGTAGAAAAGGAAGCCAAG AACAAGTCCAAGAGACGATTGAGGATGTACTCAGGATACGATCCGTGCTACTCCAACTACATTGAAGCTTACTTCAACAGGATGGATGTTCAGAAATCACTTAATGCTAATACCAGTGGACGGATCAAGGACAGAACATGGAGTCTTTGCAG TGATCCAATTTTTGACTTCTACGACATGGAGGTCTTTTCTGTTCTTCCTATTTACTCCAAGCTTATTAAGGCTGGACTAAGAATTTGGGTCTACAG CGGAGATGTGGATGGCAGGGTTCCGGTTATTGGATCCCGCTACTGGGTAGACGCACTTGGGCTTCCTATGAAGTCACAGTGGCAACCATGGTATCTAAAAAATCAG GTTGCTGGAAGGTATGTTGAGTATGAAGGGCTGACCATGGCCACTGTCAGAGGAGCAGGTCATACAGTTCCTCAAGATAAGCCAGCAGAGGCACTTGTGCTAATCAAATCCTTCCTTTCCGACACACAACTTCCGGCAAAAAATAACTGA